From a region of the Panicum virgatum strain AP13 chromosome 2K, P.virgatum_v5, whole genome shotgun sequence genome:
- the LOC120695050 gene encoding probable leucine-rich repeat receptor-like protein kinase At1g35710 — MDLSHNRLRGEILAAVASLRALAYLDLAGNWLCGRIPPEASGMWRLAHLDLSTNNLTGCIPASLGNLTALAFLALQQNTLTGPIPGELGKLAGLETLLLTTTSVSGEIPESIGNLTRLTTLQLYTNRLSGSIPPSLGNLVNLLDLELAENHLSGGIPTSLGNLTNLDLLILSKDATHDIGFLANLSALLLDANQLGGPIPRSLGNLTRMGYLQLSKNQLVGSIPAEIGRLGSMWFMALSENRISGSVPAALGNLTSLIELDVFCNKLSGSLPREFLNLTGLVDLNMGATTPSPGSCPPTFAEGGAFNINRRRVELGAVRPYPQLVEANFGRNRLHGHLSKTWASSVNLTILNLSKNMITGSLPPELSNLVMLEVLLLHTNKLTGRIPPELSKLPNLYKLNLSQNQFSGGIPPEFGRMSNLQYLDISMNKLSGSIPQELGSCTGLLSLLISHNNLRGELPMTMGNLGNLQLVLDVSNNRLTGGLPSQLGNLVK; from the exons ATGGACCTCTCACACAACCGCCTCCGCGGGGAGATCCTGGCGGCCGTCGCCTCCCTGCGCGCGCTCGCCTACCTCGACCTCGCCGGGAACTGGCTCTGCGGCCGCATCCCGCCGGAGGCCAGCGGCATGTGGCGCCTCGCCCACCTCGACCTCTCCACCAACAACCTCACCGGCTGCATCCCGGCGTCGCTTGGGAACCTGACGGCGCTGGCTTTCCTCGCCCTCCAGCAGAACACGCTGACCGGGCCGatccccggcgagctcgggaAGCTCGCCGGCCTCGAGACCTTGCTGCTCACCACGACATCGGTAAGTGGGGAGATTCCTGAGAGCATCGGCAACCTGACCAGGCTCACCACCCTGCAGCTCTACACCAACCGACTGTCAGGGTCCATACCACCTTCTCTCGGGAACCTGGTGAACCTGCTCGACCTCGAGCTCGCCGAAAACCACCTGAGCGGTGGGATCCCAACCTCCCTGGGGAACCTCACTAATCTCGACCTCCTGATTCTGtccaagg ATGCAACTCATGACATTGGGTTCTTGGCGAACCTAAGCGCCCTGCTTTTAGATGCAAACCAGCTGGGAGGCCCGATTCCCCGGAGCTTGGGGAACCTCACCAGGATGGGGTACCTCCAACTGTCGAAAAACCAGCTTGTGGGCTCGATCCCCGCCGAGATCGGCCGTTTGGGGAGCATGTGGTTCATGGCCTTGTCCGAGAACCGGATTTCAGGGTCAGTTCCTGCGGCTCTCGGGAACCTCACGAGCCTCATAGAGCTCGATGTGTTCTGCAACAAGCTGTCAGGCTCCCTGCCTCGAGAGTTTCTCAATCTCACGGGGCTGGTTGATCTCAACATGGGGGCAACAACTCCCTCTCCGGGGAGCTGCCCTCCGACGTTTGCAGAGGGGGGAGCCTTCAACA TTAACAGGAGACGTGTCGAGCTTGGGGCCGTACGCCCGTACCCGCAGCTTGTGGAAGCAAACTTTGGGAGGAACAGACTTCATGGGCATCTGTCCAAGACCTGGGCTTCAAGTGTCAATCTGACCATACTGAACTTGTCAAAAAATATGATAACTGGAAGCTTGCCACCTGAGCTTTCAAATTTGGTAATGTTGGAGGTACTCCTGCTCCACACCAACAAACTGACAGGCAGGATACCACCAGAGTTGAGCAAGCTACCCAACCTATACAAGCTCAATTTGtcgcaaaaccaattttcaggTGGTATACCACCTGAATTTGGCCGGATGAGCAATCTTCAGTATCTCGATATATCGATGAATAAGTTGAGTGGATCGATACCGCAGGAGCTTGGGAGTTGCACTGGGCTTCTATCACTGCTTATCAGCCACAACAACTTGAGAGGAGAATTGCCGATGACCATGGGTAATCTGGGGAACCTGCAGCTCGTGTTGGATGTGAGCAACAACAGACTCACAGGTGGGCTACCCAGTCAGCTCGGGAACTTGGTGAAGTAG
- the LOC120695049 gene encoding MDIS1-interacting receptor like kinase 2-like produces MVSLSALDVSYNNLEGPLPTGQVFRNASIGWFLHNNGLCDNLSGLPKCSSDPKLQHHNRRISSLLLSISIPSCIVTILATFGVIRIVKRSKRPQRTAAHDKRDVFLVWNFDGKLAFEDIIKATENFSERYIVGSGGYGTVYKVQLQEGRLVAVKKLHETEEEISDEKRFIREIEVGNLHETLENDDLAKELNWQRRAAIARDIAQAMYYLHHECNPPIIHRDITSNNIVLDADFKAYVADFGTARIIKPDSSNWSELAGTYGYIAPEFSYTSVVMTKCDVYSFGVVVLEIVMGRYPRELQSLASLGEHNNLAMDLLDQRPSSPTCLEKKEIALLIEVAFACLETSPQSRPEIQDVYQKLIRPQPSYFASPSGTVTLGQITDGKV; encoded by the exons ATGGTTAGTTTGTCAGCACTTGATGTGTCATACAACAACTTGGAAGGGCCCCTTCCAACAGGGCAAGTATTTCGTAATGCCTCAATAGGATGGTTCCTCCACAACAATGGTCTTTGTGATAATCTCTCCGGCCTTCCAAAATGCTCTTCAGACCCAAAACTGCAGCACCACAACAGAAGAATCAGCAGCTTGCTGCTAAGCATTTCCATTCCTTCATGCATAGTTACTATTCTTGCAACTTTTGGAGTAATTAGGATTGTTAAGAGAAGTAAGAGACCACAAAGGACTGCAGCCCATGATAAAAGAGATGTGTTTTTGGTGTGGAATTTCGATGGGAAACTAGCATTTGAGGATATCATTAAGGCAACAGAAAATTTCAGTGAAAGATACATCGTTGGGTCAGGAGGGTACGGCACCGTCTACAAAGTTCAACTTCAAGAAGGGAGATTGGTTGCAGTTAAAAAGCTTCATGAAACTGAAGAAGAGATTAGTGATGAAAAGAGATTTATCAGAGAAATCGAAGT AGGAAATCTTCATGAAACACTGGAAAATGATGATCTAGCAAAGGAGCTAAACTGGCAGAGGCGAGCTGCCATTGCAAGAGACATAGCCCAAGCTATGTACTACTTACACCATGAATGCAACCCACCAATAATTCATCGTGACATAACAAGTAACAACATCGTGCTCGATGCAGATTTTAAGGCTTATGTTGCAGACTTCGGCACAGCAAGGATTATAAAACCTGATTCATCAAACTGGAGCGAACTAGCAGGGACATATGGTTATATAGCCCCAG agttttcatacacATCTGTGGTGATGACGAAATGTGATGTCTATAGCTTTGGTGTGGTTGTGCTGGAGATTGTGATGGGGAGATACCCTAGGGAGCTGCAATCCCTTGCTTCCCTGGGAGAGCATAATAATCTTGCGATGGATTTACTGGACCAACGCCCATCGTCGCCAACATGTTTGGAGAAGAAAGAAATTGCTCTGCTCATCGAAGTGGCATTTGCTTGCCTAGAAACGTCTCCTCAGTCAAGACCAGAAATCCAAGATGTCTATCAGAAACTGATTCGCCCCCAACCTTCATATTTTGCCTCACCTTCAGGTACAGTTACACTAGGACAAATAACAGATGGGAAAGTGTAG
- the LOC120665457 gene encoding rRNA biogenesis protein RRP5-like, with translation MAPPRGDRKKGKGAGGKTDLRPDRKQFKKHHKEEAAAAEQGDGDGDRQQPGSAALLAAASDEADFPRGGRSLLSKDEVAEARAEAEEDFERDGKKGKAKRKRKVNESSGFGADDDLGTLFGGATTGKLPRFANRITVKNVSPNMKLWGVVIEVNQKDIVLSLPGGMRGFVRSEDVCDIALQENRKDNENSICAEVVHVGQLVPCIVMRVDDDKKEGKVNRRVWLSLRLSQLYKGLSLDALQEGMVLTAQVKSVEDHGYILHFGVPSFSGFMQKADKENVKVECKQLIQCVVKAIDKTRAIVHLSSDEDLLSKSIIKDLKGLSIDHLIPGMMVNARIHSVLENGVMLSFLTYFSGTVDIFNLSNPFPSGNWKDDYSKNKKVNARILFVDPSTRAVGLTLNKHLLHFEVPPINVKAGDIYDTSKVLRVDKKAGLFLEIPSPTPSPGFISIYDVSDKDVKNLEKKFKEGSSLRVRILGVRNLEGVAIGTVKDSAFEGSVFTHDDVKPGMLVRAKVATVEPFGAIVQFSSGVKALCPLPHMSELEHVVKPPKKFKAGAELLFRVLGCKSKRVTVTYKKSLVKSKLDVLASYADAKIGLVTHGWITKIEKHGCFVKFYNGVQGFVSRSELGLEAGTEAENAYHVGQVVKCRIISVLPASRRINVSFIVSHNRVIPADTAKLGSIVSGVVERLTPAAVVVSVNGFSKGTILNEHLADHHGQAAQLKNLLKPGHEFNKLLVLDIEGQNLVLSAKHSLINSASDIPSEILQMHPGAVVHGYICNIIEAGCFVRFLGHLTGFSPKDKAVDRRVEKLSDVFYVGQSVQGHILSVNTETARVKLSLQQSMCSSLDSSFIRGYFLLDQKIAALKYSSHDWAQAFGIGSLVKGEVGAIEEYGIILNFNDHPDVVGLIEHHQLGGSTLEVGSSVRGLVLDLSDGVVNLSLKPELISSARNVGSKKKRQRAAVADLELHEEVNAVVEIVKESYVVLSIPEYNYAIGFAPLMDYHSQLLPCHRYDNGQRITVVVGNTPSSDPSGRLILLPKASAQDSGLSGSKRAKKKSDHKVGSLVEAEVIDIKPLELVLNFGANLHGRIHITEVLDEDSAEHPFSKLRIGQKLTARIVAEAELSGKSGKNFKWELSIRPSMLKGEFEESTAHKELNHTTNAVVRAYVVKVDKEWVWLTVSRNLMAHLFILDSSCEPSELKEFQQRFSVGQAVKGRVIGVNREKRLLRVKALDNQCAQHNIDKIQQSESSLVEQTKQGDIIGGRVQKILPGVGGLVVQIGPHLHGRVHYTEIVDSWVAEPLSGFHEGQFVKCRVMSVSRSSEGSLRVDLSLRSSNLHTDSSNSSLFGEWATCMPRVEKIEDLLPGTEIKGYVKNVNSKGCFIMLSRMVEARITLSNLSDEYVEKPQKDFPVGKLVHGRVLSADPSSGRVEASLRKNSGSKLEKPDDINYSDLHVGDIIDGQVKRVESYGLFITIRSSELVGLCHVSELSDEPVLDINSCYKAGDMVKAKILNIDEKRHRVSLGMKKSYFNSGPTAGTNDDEDDEIAPMDISIAPQMAGYHNRTLVHPTAEPRASVLPLQVSLDESEGSDLEDNSNKGHEIANGTEANDKKSDKRLKKEARKQRELEISALEERALQGDIPRTPDDFEKLVRSSPNSSFVWIKYMACLLDLADVDKACAVAERALKTIIPREEEERLNVWVAYFNLENEYGSPREDAVKKVFQRALQYCDHKKLHLALLALYERTEQYQLADELLDRMTKRFKTSCKIWLCRIQFALKQGKDVENIKAVVNRALLSLPQRKRIKFLSQTAILEFKCGVPEEGRSRFELILREYPKRTDLWSVYLDQEIRLGDIEVIRALFDRATCLTLPPKKMQFLFKKYLKFEKSLGEDNERIQHVQQKAMQYVENSLPSQSQ, from the exons ATGGCGCCACCGCGCGGCGACAGGAAGAAGGGGAAAGGAGCCGGCGGCAAGACCGACCTGCGCCCCGACCGCAAGCAGTTCAAAAAGCACCacaaggaggaggcggcggccgctgagCAAGGGGATGGCGACGGGGACCGGCAGCAGCCGGGCTCCGCCGCGCTCCTCGCGGCGGCGTCCGACGAAGCTGACTTCCCGCGAG GGGGACGCAGCTTACTCAGCAAGGACGAGGTGGCGGAGGCCCGcgcggaggccgaggaggatTTCGAGAGGGATGGGAAGAAGGGGAAggcgaagaggaagaggaaggtcaACGAGTCGTCTGGTTTCGGTGCGGATGATGACTTGGGGACACTCTTCGGCGGGGCCACCACCGGGAAGCTCCCACGATTTGCTAATCGCATCACAGTGAAG AATGTTTCACCAAACATGAAGCTCTGGGGTGTTGTGATTGAGGTTAACCAAAAAGATATTGTATTAAGTCTACCTGGTGGAATGAGAGGGTTTGTGCGCTCAGAGGATGTATGTGATATTGCTTTGCAAGAAAATCGTAAG GATAATGAGAACAGTATATGTGCTGAAGTCGTTCATGTTGGTCAACTTGTTCCTTGTATTGTCATGCGAGTTGATGATGACAAGAAAGAAGGAAAAGTAAACAGAAGGGTTTGGCTATCATTGCGATTAAGCCAGCTGTACAAGGGACTTTCTCTGGATGCCTTGCAAGAAGGAATG GTACTTACTGCGCAAGTTAAAAGTGTTGAGGACCATGGTTACATTCTTCATTTTGGAGTACCATCCTTTAGTGGATTTATGCAAAAGGCTGACAAAG AAAATGTGAAGGTTGAGTGCAAACAACTGATACAATGTGTTGTGAAGGCTATTGACAAAACTCGGGCTATTGTTCACTTGAGTTCAGATGAAGACTTGCTTTCTAAATCTATT ATTAAAGATCTAAAAGGCCTTTCCATCGATCATTTGATTCCTGGGATGATGGTTAATGCACGTATACATTCAGTTCTTGAAAATGGAGTCATGTTATCATTTCTTACTTATTTTAGTGGAACA GTTGACATTTTTAATTTGTCGAATCCGTTCCCCTCTGGTAATTGGAAAGATGATTACAGTAAGAATAAGAAG GTAAACGCTCGGATCCTATTCGTTGATCCATCAACAAGGGCAGTTGGGCTTACATTGAACAAACATCTACTTCATTTTGAAGTCCCCCCTATT AATGTAAAAGCTGGAGATATCTATGATACGTCAAAGGTGTTGAGGGTAGATAAAAAGGCTGGTCTTTTTCTTGAAATACCTTCTCCAACTCCATCACCTGGATTTATTAGT ATATATGACGTCTCAGACAAGGATGTGAAGAACTTGGAGAAGAAGTTTAAGGAAGGCAGTAGCTTACGCGTCCGTATACTTGGAGTGCGGAATCTTGAAGGGGTTGCAATAGGCACTGTAAAA GACAGTGCTTTTGAAGGGTCTGTTTTCACTCATGATGATGTTAAACCTGGAATGCTAGTGAGAGCTAAGGTTGCTACCGTTGAGCCATTTGGTGCAATTGTACAGTTTTCCAGTGGTGTGAAAGCACTTTGCCCGCTTCCCCACATGTCAGAGTTGGAACATGTTGTGAAACCACCAAAGAAATTTAAG GCTGGAGCCGAGCTTCTATTCCGTGTATTGGGTTGCAAATCCAAGAGAGTTACAGTGACATACAAAAAGTCTCTG GTGAAATCAAAACTTGATGTGCTAGCATCGTATGCTGATGCTAAAATCGGTTTAGTGACTCATGGATGGATTACAAAAATCGAAAAGCACGGCTGCTTTGTAAAATTCTATAATGGAGTTCAGGGTTTTGTTAGCAG ATCTGAGCTTGGATTAGAGGCAGGAACTGAAGCAGAAAATGCTTATCATGTTGGGCAAGTCGTCAAATGTAGAATTATCAGTGTGCTCCCTGCTTCAAGGAGAATAAATGTTAGTTTCATCGTATCTCATAATAG GGTTATTCCAGCAGATACTGCAAAGTTAGGTAGTATTGTCTCTGGTGTTGTGGAACGACTTACTCCTGCAGCTGTTGTTGTCAGTGTAAATGGCTTCTCCAAGGGGACAATACTAAATGAACATTTGGCAGACCATCATG gTCAAGCTGCTCAGTTGAAGAATTTGCTGAAACCTGGGCATGAGTTCAACAAACTCCTAGTTCTCG ATATCGAAGGCCAAAATTTAGTTCTTTCAGCAAAGCACTCACTTATTAATAGCGCAAGTGACATTCCTTCAGAGATATTGCAGATGCATCCTGGAGCTGTAGTTCAt GGTTATATTTGCAACATCATAGAAGCTGGTTGTTTTGTCCGCTTTCTTGGACATTTGACTGGTTTCTCTCCCAAGGACAAA GCAGTTGATAGGCGGGTAGAAAAGCTTTCTGACGTGTTCTATGTTGGCCAGTCAGTTCAGGGTCATATACTCAGT GTAAACACAGAAACTGCTAGAGTAAAACTCTCACTTCAACAGTCAATGTGCTCATCATTGGATTCTTCATTTATTCGAGGATACTTTCTTCTGGATCAGAAG ATTGCAGCATTGAAGTACTCAAGCCATGATTGGGCTCAAGCTTTTGGCATAGGTAGCCTAGTTAAGGGGGAGGTGGGAGCAATAGAAGAATATGGTATTATCCTTAACTTCAATGACCATCCGGATGTTGTTGGTTTAATTGAACATCATCAAC TCGGTGGCAGTACTCTAGAAGTGGGATCTTCTGTGAGGGGTCTTGTTTTGGATTTATCTGATGGAGTTGTTAACTTATCCCTTAAACCAGAGCTAATCAGTAGTGCCAGAAATGTTGGATCAAAAAAG AAACGCCAAAGGGCTGCAGTTGCAGACTTGGAGTTGCATGAGGAAGTGAATGCAGTTGTAGAGATAGTCAAAGAGAGCTATGTG GTTCTTTCAATCCCCGAGTACAACTATGCAATTGGTTTTGCGCCACTGATGGATTACCACTCACAGCTGCTTCCCTGCCACCGCTATGATAATGGGCAACG CATTACTGTGGTTGTTGGAAATACCCCAAGTTCTGACCCTTCTGGAAGGCTCATCCTGCTCCCAAAGGCATCAGCACAGGATTCTGGCCTCTCTGGTTCTAAAAGGGCTAAGAAGAAATCTGACCACAAAGTTGGGTCACTTGTTGAAGCAGAG GTTATTGATATCAAGCCACTAGAACTTGTACTGAATTTTGGTGCTAATCTTCATGGAAGAATTCATATTACCGAG GTTCTTGATGAGGATTCTGCTGAGCATCCCTTTAGTAAACTCAGAATCGGGCAAAAGCTTACCGCCAGAATTGTTGCAGAGGCTGAACTTTCTGGAAAGAGTGGCAAAAATTTCAAATGGGAATTGTCTATTAGACCGTCTATGCTTAAGG GTGAGTTTGAGGAATCTACTGCTCATAAAGAACTGAATCACACCACGAATGCTGTTGTGCGTGCTTATGTTGTCAAGGTGGATAAGGAATGGGTCTGGTTAACTGTATCAAGAAATCTTATGGCCCATTTATTTATTCTTGACAGTTCTTGTGAGCCCAGCGAACTAAAGGAGTTCCAGCAGCGTTTCAGTGTAGGCCAAGCAGTAAAAGGTCGTGTTATCGGTGTGAACCGGGAGAAAAGATTGCTTAGGGTGAAAgcacttgataatcaatgtgcACAACATAATATAGACAAAATACAACAATCAGAGTCCTCTTTGGTTGAACAAACAAAACAAGGAGATATCATTGGTGGACGTGTTCAAAAAATTCTACCTGGTGTTGGTGGTCTTGTCGTTCAGATCGGACCTCATCTTCATGGAAGGGTTCATTATACTGAAATTGTCGACTCATGGGTGGCAGAACCCTTGTCTGGATTCCATGAGGGTCAATTTGTGAAGTGCAGGGTCATGTCTGTAAGCCGCTCATCTGAAGGATCTCTTCGAGTTGATCTATCACTCCGTTCATCAAACCTACACACAGATTCTAGCAATTCAAGTCTATTTGGTGAGTG GGCAACCTGTATGCCTCGTGTTGAGAAGATAGAGGATCTGCTTCCTGGAACTGAGATAAAG GGCTACGTGAAGAATGTTAATTCCAAAGGATGTTTTATTATGCTTTCTCGAATGGTTGAGGCTAGGATTACCCTGTCAAATTTATCAGATGAATATGTTGAAAAACCTCAGAAGGATTTCCCTGTAGGAAAGCTAGTACATGGAAG GGTCTTGTCTGCAGACCCATCATCAGGGAGAGTTGAGGCATCACTTAGGAAGAACAGTGGTAGCAAATTAGAAAAGCCAGATGATATTAATTATAGTGATTTGCATGTTGGGGACATCATTGACGGCCAAGTTAAGCGGGTTGAATCCTATGGATTATTTATCACAATTAGGAGCAGTGAATTG GTTGGTCTGTGTCATGTATCAGAACTTTCTGATGAGCCAGTCCTTGATATTAACTCTTGCTATAAAGCTGGTGATATGGTTAAAGCCAAAATTCTGAAC ATCGATGAGAAGCGGCACCGAGTATCCCTTGGAATGAAGAAATCATATTTCAATTCTGGTCCGACGGCTGGTACgaatgatgatgaggatgatgaaaTTGCTCCTATGGATATCAGCATTGCTCCTCAGATGGCTGGATATCACAACAGAACTTTAGTTCATCCCACAGCAGAACCAAGGGCTTCTGTGCTGCCTCTTCAGGTCTCCTTGGATGAATCTGAAGGTTCTGACCTAGAGGATAATAGTAATAAGGGTCATGAAATTGCCAATGGAACTGAAGCGAATGATAAAAAGAGTGATAAACGGTTAAAGAAGGAAGCAAGGAAACAAAG GGAATTAGAAATCAGTGCCTTGGAGGAAAGGGCTTTACAGGGAGATATACCAAGAACTCCAGATGATTTTGAGAAGTTGGTCAGGAGCTCTCCGAATAGTAGTTTTGTCTGGATAAAATATATGGCTTGTTTGTTAGATCTCGCAGATGTTGACAAAGCATGTGCAGTTGCTGAGAG GGCTTTAAAAACAATAATCCccagagaagaggaggagagacTTAATGTTTGGGTAGCATATTTCAATCTGGAGAATGAATATGGGAGTCCACGGGAG GATGCTGTCAAGAAGGTATTCCAAAGAGCGTTGCAATATTGTGATCACAAAAAGTTGCACTTGGCTCTTCTTGCACTGTACGAGAGGACTGAGCAGTACCAACTTGCAGATGAACTTCTTGATAGAATGACCAAGAGATTCAAAACTTCTTGCAAG ATATGGTTGTGCCGAATTCAGTTTGCCCTCAAGCAAGGCAAGGATGTTGAAAACATCAAAGCTGTTGTAAATCGTGCCCTTCTAAGTTTGCCACAGAGGAAGCGTATAAAGTTCCTCTCGCAGACAGCTATTCTAGAATTCAAGTGTGGGGTGCCTGAAGAAGGAAGGTCCAGATTTGAACTAATCTTACGGGAGTACCCGAAAAGAACGGATCTTTGGAGTGTTTATCTAGACCAA GAAATCCGCCTTGGTGACATAGAAGTTATAAGGGCATTATTTGATAGGGCTACTTGTCTTACCCTACCTCCAAAAAAGATGCAG TTCTTGTTCAAAAAGTACCTTAAGTTCGAGAAATCGCTGGGTGAAGACAATGAAAGGATTCAGCATGTGCAGCAGAAGGCAATGCAATATGTTGAGAACTCGCTGCCGTCACAAAGCCAGTAA